The DNA segment TCAACAAGTATCTACAGTACCAACTTTCATGGATGAAATCGCTAGTTCTCGCACACACCTACGTCATAAAATGGAACCTTACTTATTTTCAAGTCATTTAAGAATTCTTAGGGTGGTTGTACTTGGTTTAAACAGAGGATTAATGAACATACTTGAAAGTATTAAATATTGCAATGAAGACATATGCAAGTGTACATCAAGACCACGATATCATGATATGGAAATTTTTCAGTAAATTCTCAGGAAGAACACAATCAGCAGAACGTtcagtaacttcttttaattAAAAGATCTATGCTTGTGTAAGAATAAGCCACAAACAAATATGACAAAAAGTGGAGAATCTAGAAACGTACGAGGAAAGATGAAATTTGGAACCCTCAATGTCATTCCTTGTGGGCATAACTGATACGAATATTTCTGCCATCCAATAACTGAGAAGCATAACAAACAAAACTGTAACAGCAAATATAAGAATAGAAGTAGAACTTATGCTATTCTGCATTTACCTGACCGTCCATTTCCTTCAAAGCCTTGCTAGCTGCAGTTTCAGAAGTGAACTTTACGAACCCGTATCCTTTGGATTTTCCACTTTTATGATCACATATTACTTTCACTGAAAGTGGATAAGCTTATACCTCCATATAAAAGCAAGTCACAATAACAAAGAGAACTATTGGCATCCGTACATTACCTTCAATTATCTCACCATGTTGCTCAAAAGCCTGTTTGAGAACAGGTTCATTGGTATCATAACAAAGCCCTGAAAGAAATCAGATGTCATAAAAAACGGGTTATTGACTCAAACTGACTCATTTTGACCAAAGATATCATATTAACATTGATCCAAGAAAATTTCTCCTTGACATTGTCATTCTGTTTTTAGATATGACAATAAGGTGTTCATCTGGATTTGATCATAAATGTAAGCAAAAAAAAATTGGTCTTTGGGTTCCTTATATACTGTCAAACACTTCGGAATGCACATACTATCTCAATTCATAGAAGTGAACAACGGCAAGACCATCATCCAACAGCATAAACTTTGATGGGAAATAACCATGTGCAAACATGTGACAGTTAATCCATCATTAGCGCTTAATCTTGGTTATGCTTTTGCTCACTTAGCAATATAAAATGCAATTGTCATCCAAGGAGCACTCTCTGTCATGTCATTGGCTGACCCCCTCCCACCCCCACCCATTTTTCCCCCTTCGAAGCAAATCATGTCTTTCATATTTAGTGACCAGAGAAAGAACCTAACTTTAACACGATCCAGGATTTTAGTTCATTAAAGGTAGTACACCATTGGATATATATGGTAGGCGCACGCCACAAGTTTGAAACTAGTTGTTTAACCAAGTCTGGTATTTAAGAGGAGAAAGGTAGATGGCCGGACTCATTGTATCCGAACCTCAAAATTGAAACAGCGGATTTCATGATCATTAAACAAAAACCCAACTTTAAAAACCATTAAGAGAATTTGCATATTGCTGCAGAAATTAGAACACTCTGGATAATATTAGTGCAACCTTCTCTACAAACAAGAGACAAGAAACTGCCAGTCTTTTATTTCACTCACATAAAACTTTGTAAGAGTGAAAATCTTTAACATGAAAAGATCAGTGatttttcaagaaagaaattattACATCAACATTCAGGAAGAAATCAACTAAGCACAGCGAGACACGAGAAGCAATATTTATCTTCGCATGTATTTGGTAGTCAAAAAAGGGACTCTTCTAAGAACAAATCCTTTAGAAAATGACAGGACAATCTCTGCACTGACGACATACAATAGCAGGGAACTTCAAATCCTACAACATTTATGCctcagtcccaaacaagttggggtcCGATATATGAATCCTTACTAACCATGTTACTCTATTTAAACTCAAATCCTACTTTAACAAGAAAGGGAGCTAATTATTGATATCAACTTTCATTTTTCATACGCCATTCCTATCCCATTAGAAATATTGCAGCATTAAAGCTCGCCCAACTGTTCAAAAAACATTCTTTTGGAAATGTCAAGATGCAAACATGACCGAGTCTATCTTCATGAGCTTCGCATAACTACTCCCAAGTCCTAATAAAGGAGAAAGGCTGCAATCAGTTGTTGTGGCGGATCCAAGAATTTATACAAGAGGATTCAAAAAAAGTAGATTGTTACATTTGAGATTTGAACTTGTACTCTAAAGCAATTTTTGAACCCCTTTGGGAGTCTACTAGTATTTTTCCTTATCTCAAGAGGATTCAGCGGTTTACATAAcccattttatttttttcctaATACATATTCGTAATAACAGTCATAATTGTATAAAGAACCTCTAGTTTTACAGAATCCATAATTTGCATCAAAAGACGACATATTTAACACTATCGGAAAGAAGTAGACCAAAATAGAAGTTGAATGGATATTGAGGACTAATATCACCGACCCCAACTAGTTTAGCATTGAGGCATAGTTGATTAATATGGAAATAAGACACAAAAATTAGTATTACAGGAAAAGGTAATACATGACTCAAGTTAAATTTgagaaataaaaaattaaaactagTGAAAATGGTCAACCAAATTGAGCAATTTTGTCATCTTTAAACTTTTGGATTAATATTACCCCGCTTCTAGGAAACAGTCCCGGTTTTTCCCTTGACCCCTAACGAAACTCCAAACTGAGGGTAATTTTATACCATAGTCAGAAATTGTTTTCGACCTTTTCTCTCGCACAATTTGGACACATTTGAGTCACACATTTCACGTTGGAGCTCCGTCAAAGGCAAATAAGAGAGTATTCAATAATAACAAGAGTGTGAATGGCCCAAAAATATAACATAAGGCAAAATTGAGCAATTTCTACCAGGGGCGGAGCTAGCCTATCAGCTACAGGTTTGGCCGAACCTAGTAGTTTTGATTCAAACCCTGTATTTGTCTtatgaaattcattgaaaatgtACTAATTATTACCCCTAATTTAGATGTCAGTAACTTAAAAGGATTAGAACTCCAAActcgacaacaacaacaacaacaacaacaacccagtaaaatcccactagcggggtctggggagtatagtgtgtacgcagaccttacccctactccgagagagtagagaggctgttttaaAACTCCAAACTCATAACCTTCAAATCCTGGCTCTGCCTCTGATTTCTAACAATACCAAATTTGAACCTTTTCCCTTAACACTATAACATTCCTATGGAAACGCAATGTTAATCATGATATAAGCAAAGAAACAGAATGATAGAAAGTCAGAAAATCAATTCAATACTAGATTCTAAACACAGTATTAGTAAAAATGGAAGTAAGAGAGACCTCCAATGAATAATTTGCTGCAAGAGTGGCGTGAAATGATCATTCTAGAAAGTAGGGTTTGATAATTTACAAAGAATCCATTTGAACGTAGCATTTGGAAGCTTGAAATTTTTTGCTTTGCCCTTCCAATAAAGCTGTGTTCGTTCTTGAACTGTCGAGGTTTTTAGCCTTCAGGTGTTTGTTTAGTCTTCTGTTTTTTTGGTTTTGCAGCTGATGAAGTGGGCCTTTAAAGATGCAGTGCACTAATAGCCACTTTTAAGTCTACTatttaaaagtaattttttttagctATACtttattagaaatttatttactaatattctttatattttgtaatttttaataaGTATTTAGATTTTTCTTACAAATTGTATAGATTTCTCTTTAAAAGTCTCTCATTTCATTATTAG comes from the Nicotiana sylvestris chromosome 4, ASM39365v2, whole genome shotgun sequence genome and includes:
- the LOC104219890 gene encoding glycine-rich RNA-binding protein 4, mitochondrial isoform X1, with product MLRSNGFFVNYQTLLSRMIISRHSCSKLFIGGLCYDTNEPVLKQAFEQHGEIIEVKVICDHKSGKSKGYGFVKFTSETAASKALKEMDGQKYSYQLCPQGMTLRVPNFIFPRVCEN
- the LOC104219890 gene encoding glycine-rich RNA-binding protein 4, mitochondrial isoform X2; its protein translation is MLRSNGFFVNYQTLLSRMIISRHSCSKLFIGGLCYDTNEPVLKQAFEQHGEIIEVKVICDHKSGKSKGYGFVKFTSETAASKALKEMDGQLLDGRNIRISYAHKE